One Canis lupus baileyi chromosome 1, mCanLup2.hap1, whole genome shotgun sequence genomic window, GGCAGCAGGGGCCAGGTTTTGAACCACTGTGTTCCCAGGTCCGGAGTGGTCTGCCGAGTCAAGTACTGCAACAGCCTCCCTGACATCCCCTTCGACCCGAAGTTCATCACCTACCCCTTTGACCAGAACAGGTGAGGCGGAGATGGAGGTTGGTGAAATACCTCAATTAGATcatgagttccttgagggcaaggaTTGCTTTTCTTGTTGACTGCTCTTTTCTCAGCACCTAGCAACAGGACAGTAGGTGCTCCGTAAATACTTGTTAATGAATGAAACAAGCAGTGTCCAAGTCTCTTCCCACTGAAGAGCCAGGCTTCTGGCCCCTGCGTGGGGGACACTCCCCATTTTGAGTTCCTCCCTGGAGAGGCTTAGGCTCTGGGAAGCAGGGATGTGAGGGGTAAAGCTGGAATCAGGAAGCCATAATGCGTGTTTCCCCACCCAGGTTTGTCCAGTATAAAGCGACTTCCTTGGAAAAACAACACAAGCACGACCTCCTCACTGAGCCAGACCTGGGGGTCACCATTGACCTTATCAACCCGGATACCTACCGCATCGACCCCAATGGTGTGTGGGAAGGCAGGGAGGACCTGCTctaggccagcaaaggccaggtcCTGCCTCACGACCCTCTTGTTCTCCCTTAGTACTCCTCGATCCCGCTGATGAGAAGCTTTTGGAAGAAGAGATTCAGGCCCCTACAAGCTCCAAAAGGTGAGTGTGCTGGAGAcatcaggggtgtgtgtgtgtgtgtgtgtgtctctctctctctctttaatggGAGGAGAGTGGTGGGTCCTAAGTGCCTAATACTCTACCCCAGATCCCAGCAGCATGCGAAGGTGGTGCCATGGATGCGGAAGACTGAGTACATCTCCACTGAGTTCAACCGTTATGGCATCTCCAATGAGAAGCCTGAGGTCAAGTAAGTTGTGGTGGGTAAGGAGGGAAAGCGGAGATTTCAGGTGTGTCCAGTGATCCCTAAAGGCCTCTCTCTTTACTTGTAGGATTGGGGTTTCTGTGAAGCAACAGTTCACGGAGGAAGAAATTTACAAAGACAGGGATAGCCAGATCACAGCTATTGAGAAAACTTTTGAAGATGCCCAGAAGTCGGTAATTGAGGGACTGGGGTAGGATGGTGGTTGCAGGCAGAACAAGGTACAGCTCCAAAACTCCACGTCCTCCTCTTCACCGACCCTGTTTTTGCCCCCACCAGATCTCCCAGCATTACAGCAAGCCCCGAGTGACACCGGTGGAGGTCATGCCTGTCTTCCCAGACTTTAAGGTCAGATCCAGGGCAGGGAGGCAGCAAAGATAGCCTGCCATCGCTGCTCATCCCAGTCTAATGCCAGTGTTCTTGCCCCAGATGTGGATCAACCCATGTGCTCAGGTCATTTTTGACTCAGACCCAGCCCCCAAGGACACGAGTGGTGCAGCTGCATTGGAGATGATGTCTCAGGCCATGATCAGGTAAGTAAGTAACCCCACTGCCCACCCATGTTCCTCACTGCCCCTTTGTCCTCactcttcattttctcctttttccatccAGAGGCATGATGGATGAGGAAGGGAACCAGTTTGTGGCTTATTTCCTGCCTGTGGAGGAGACACTGAAGAAACGAAAGcgggaccaggaggaggagatggaCTATGCACCGGATGATGTGTGCGTGGGTTGGGGTTAAGTTTTGGGGATTGAGAATTgggtcttttttcccctcataaaGAAGAAATGGGGTGACCTTGTTCCCATCATCCTCATCAGGTATGACTACAAGATTGCCCGGGAGTACAACTGGAATGTGAAGAACAAAGCTAGCAAGGGCTATGAGGAGAACTACTTCTTCATCTTCCGGGAGGGTGATGGGGTTT contains:
- the PAF1 gene encoding RNA polymerase II-associated factor 1 homolog; protein product: MAPTIQTQAQREDGHRPNSHRTLPERSGVVCRVKYCNSLPDIPFDPKFITYPFDQNRFVQYKATSLEKQHKHDLLTEPDLGVTIDLINPDTYRIDPNVLLDPADEKLLEEEIQAPTSSKRSQQHAKVVPWMRKTEYISTEFNRYGISNEKPEVKIGVSVKQQFTEEEIYKDRDSQITAIEKTFEDAQKSISQHYSKPRVTPVEVMPVFPDFKMWINPCAQVIFDSDPAPKDTSGAAALEMMSQAMIRGMMDEEGNQFVAYFLPVEETLKKRKRDQEEEMDYAPDDVYDYKIAREYNWNVKNKASKGYEENYFFIFREGDGVYYNELETRVRLSKRRAKAGVQSGTNALLVVKHRDMNEKELEAQEARKAQLENHEPEEEEEEEMETEEKEAGGSDEEREKGSSSEKEGSEDERSGSESEREEGDRDEASDKSGSGEDESSEDEARAARDKEEIFGSDADSEDDADSDDEDRGQARGSDNDSDSGSDGGGQRSRSRSASPFPSGSEHSAQEDGSEAAASDSSEADSDSD